In Rhodococcus rhodochrous, a single genomic region encodes these proteins:
- a CDS encoding ferredoxin, which translates to MKVEVDPHRCQGHTLCTMAAPTLFELSDIDGHATAVDTEVPVDLAESAREAYRSCPEQAISVL; encoded by the coding sequence ATGAAGGTGGAAGTCGATCCTCACCGCTGCCAAGGACACACACTGTGCACCATGGCCGCCCCCACGCTCTTCGAACTGAGCGACATCGACGGGCACGCCACGGCCGTCGACACCGAAGTACCCGTCGATCTCGCAGAATCCGCACGCGAGGCCTACCGCAGTTGCCCCGAACAGGCGATCTCCGTCCTGTGA
- a CDS encoding alpha/beta hydrolase, with protein sequence MIGRLRSLSSFHPDLRTVALLAPRRAVTPRSLPVMRMLTRAIRGTDPDVYVFEPGVSVRWFGAPARAGTEPGAALLWIHGGGYVFGRAAQDDALCRRFADRLGIAVASVDYRLAPEHPYPTPLEDCLRAYEWLRSRPEVDPARIAIGGASAGAGLVAALALLLRDRELPAPAFQLLAYPMLDDRTGDGPAHIRMWDAFSNRFGWTSYLGSADPEVAAPARRTDLSGLPPAWIGVGTHDLFLDEDRAYAERLRASGVPCILHIVDGAFHGFDSVASRTGVARGFFDEQCATLENALSLECS encoded by the coding sequence GTGATCGGACGGTTGCGTTCGCTGTCGAGCTTCCATCCCGATCTGCGGACCGTGGCGCTGCTCGCCCCACGTCGTGCGGTGACCCCGCGATCGTTGCCGGTGATGCGCATGCTCACCCGCGCGATCCGGGGCACCGACCCGGACGTGTACGTCTTCGAACCGGGCGTGTCGGTCCGCTGGTTCGGTGCTCCGGCCCGCGCAGGCACCGAACCCGGTGCGGCCCTGTTGTGGATCCACGGTGGCGGGTACGTCTTCGGCCGGGCCGCGCAGGACGACGCGCTGTGCCGGCGGTTCGCCGACCGGCTCGGTATCGCCGTCGCCTCGGTCGATTACCGATTGGCACCCGAACATCCCTATCCGACTCCGCTCGAGGACTGTCTGCGCGCCTACGAGTGGTTGCGGAGCCGGCCGGAGGTCGATCCGGCGCGTATCGCGATCGGAGGTGCGAGCGCCGGGGCGGGTCTGGTTGCGGCACTGGCACTTCTGCTCCGGGACAGGGAACTGCCGGCGCCGGCCTTCCAGCTGTTGGCCTATCCGATGCTGGACGACCGCACCGGCGACGGTCCCGCGCACATCCGGATGTGGGATGCGTTCAGCAACCGGTTCGGCTGGACGAGTTACCTGGGTTCGGCCGATCCGGAGGTCGCGGCGCCGGCGCGTCGCACCGATCTGTCGGGTCTGCCCCCGGCCTGGATCGGGGTGGGCACGCACGATCTGTTCCTCGACGAGGACCGCGCGTACGCGGAACGGCTACGGGCCTCGGGTGTCCCGTGCATTCTGCACATCGTCGACGGAGCCTTCCACGGTTTCGATTCGGTGGCCTCGCGCACGGGGGTCGCGCGCGGATTCTTCGACGAACAGTGCGCCACCCTGGAAAATGCGCTCTCCCTGGAATGCTCGTAG
- a CDS encoding zinc-binding dehydrogenase: MRAWQFEGAGRPISLNEVPEPEPGPGEVVIDVAAAGLCHSDLMYMEVGEETMPFLPMTQGHENAGVISALGDGVEGWSIGDVVGVCSSGVRPPLGMFSHGGFADKLVADARDLARVPEGLDLSLAALATDAGMTSYHAIIKVGGASTGMKVGVIGYGGLGQIGTRAAVLAGAEVHVAETKESAWDLARQAGATDVVRDAAEWAGRGFDLVVDYAGFDTTQKAIDAVARGGTVVQVGLGLPTFTVKTPTLLGRTLVGSLGGTVEDIEEVYDLFVRREIEPAYTEIGFEGIGDGLERLRRNEVTGRLVARLDR; this comes from the coding sequence ATGAGGGCATGGCAGTTCGAAGGAGCCGGGCGACCGATCTCGTTGAACGAGGTTCCGGAACCGGAACCCGGCCCGGGCGAGGTGGTGATCGACGTCGCGGCGGCCGGACTGTGTCACAGCGACCTGATGTACATGGAGGTCGGAGAGGAGACGATGCCGTTCCTGCCCATGACGCAGGGACACGAGAACGCCGGCGTCATCAGCGCACTGGGCGACGGGGTCGAGGGCTGGAGCATCGGTGACGTCGTCGGCGTCTGCTCGTCGGGCGTGCGTCCGCCGCTCGGCATGTTCTCCCACGGTGGGTTCGCCGACAAGCTGGTCGCCGATGCCCGCGATCTCGCCCGGGTGCCCGAAGGGCTGGACCTGTCGCTGGCCGCCCTCGCGACGGATGCGGGAATGACCTCGTACCACGCCATCATCAAGGTCGGTGGTGCGTCGACGGGGATGAAGGTCGGTGTGATCGGCTACGGCGGTCTGGGGCAGATCGGGACTCGTGCGGCCGTGCTGGCCGGTGCGGAGGTGCACGTGGCAGAGACGAAGGAATCGGCATGGGATCTCGCCCGGCAGGCCGGCGCGACGGATGTCGTGCGGGACGCGGCCGAATGGGCGGGCCGAGGATTCGACCTCGTGGTCGACTACGCCGGTTTCGACACCACACAGAAGGCGATCGACGCCGTCGCCCGGGGCGGCACCGTGGTGCAGGTCGGTCTGGGCCTGCCGACGTTCACCGTGAAGACGCCGACGCTCCTCGGCAGGACGCTCGTGGGTTCCCTCGGTGGGACCGTCGAGGACATCGAGGAGGTGTACGACCTGTTCGTGAGACGGGAGATCGAACCCGCATACACCGAGATCGGCTTCGAGGGGATCGGTGATGGCCTGGAACGCCTTCGTCGCAACGAAGTGACCGGACGGCTCGTCGCGCGGTTGGACCGCTGA
- a CDS encoding SDR family oxidoreductase, translated as MQVAGSSAIVVGGTGGLGQATVRRLHEAGAKVVVADVNDEKGKELEQELGVRYVRTDAGSEESVSAAIAEADSLAPLRISVDCHGGPAGGGRLVGKDGSAMPLENFTKTIESYLTSSFNVMRLAAAAIAKQDPFDDEGSRGVIVNTASIAGYEGQIGQLPYAAAKGGVIGMTLVAARDLSPLGIRVNTIAPGTILTPAYGKAGDQLEAYWGPQIPHPKRMGRPAEYATLVASIVENDYLNGEVIRLDGALRFPPK; from the coding sequence ATGCAGGTAGCAGGAAGCTCCGCGATCGTCGTCGGCGGCACGGGTGGCCTCGGGCAGGCCACCGTCCGGCGTCTCCACGAGGCGGGCGCGAAGGTCGTCGTCGCCGACGTCAACGACGAGAAGGGCAAGGAACTCGAGCAGGAGCTCGGTGTGCGATACGTGCGCACCGACGCCGGCAGCGAGGAATCCGTCTCGGCCGCCATCGCGGAAGCGGACTCGCTCGCGCCGCTGCGCATCTCCGTCGACTGCCACGGCGGCCCGGCCGGCGGCGGACGCCTCGTCGGCAAGGACGGCAGCGCCATGCCGCTCGAGAACTTCACCAAGACCATCGAGTCGTACCTGACGTCGTCGTTCAACGTCATGCGCCTGGCCGCCGCCGCCATCGCCAAGCAGGACCCCTTCGACGACGAGGGCTCCCGCGGCGTCATCGTGAACACCGCGTCCATCGCCGGTTACGAAGGGCAGATCGGGCAGCTCCCCTACGCGGCCGCGAAGGGCGGCGTCATCGGCATGACGCTGGTCGCCGCACGCGACCTGTCGCCGCTCGGTATCCGCGTCAACACCATCGCGCCGGGCACGATCCTCACCCCCGCCTACGGCAAGGCCGGCGACCAGCTCGAGGCGTACTGGGGCCCGCAGATCCCGCATCCCAAGCGCATGGGCCGCCCCGCCGAGTACGCGACGCTCGTCGCGTCCATCGTCGAGAACGACTACCTCAACGGCGAGGTCATCCGCCTCGACGGTGCCCTGAGGTTCCCGCCGAAGTGA
- a CDS encoding DUF4286 family protein encodes MKHYLLVESYPSHPERLEEFNKWYDEVHIPEVVALDGFVGATRLSPADADGGPSVTLYELEGDPAAAKANVHAAAAAKQLNMSDSLSYGPIPKMRIMEVKSEYVKPRS; translated from the coding sequence ATGAAGCACTACTTGCTCGTCGAGTCGTACCCGTCGCATCCCGAGCGGCTGGAAGAGTTCAACAAGTGGTACGACGAGGTGCACATCCCCGAAGTGGTGGCCCTCGACGGATTCGTCGGTGCCACACGGCTGTCCCCGGCCGACGCGGACGGCGGCCCGTCGGTCACCCTCTACGAACTCGAGGGTGATCCCGCGGCGGCCAAGGCCAACGTCCACGCCGCGGCGGCAGCGAAGCAGCTGAACATGTCGGACTCGCTCAGCTACGGTCCCATCCCGAAGATGCGGATCATGGAAGTGAAGTCGGAGTACGTCAAGCCCCGTTCGTGA
- a CDS encoding cytochrome P450, with protein MSADEAVVDTEHRTPVYQFDRHAPDYRGRFSEITTEMHSKCPVAWSDTHGGHWVAAGGEAVFTLARSANISNDHDVKGVRRGYKGIMIPTAVRASGVRGGILEMDDPEHREFRSVLNPYLSPAAVKKWVPLIDEVIRACLDEKIETGSIDFIDDMVNIVPAVITLAMLGIPVAKWNVYCEPVHAAMYTPPDSPDVHRVAELHRLMGMDLLASLHEIRENPRPGMVDAVARATIDGETPDDLELLGVLSLLIGGGFDTTTALTSHALEWLSQNPDQREILSAERDTLLDSATEEFLRFYCPSAGDGRTFSADTQLDGVEFKEGERIWLSWAMANRDPELFTDPNEIDLERKGNRHFSFGLGVHRCIGSNLARTMFKRMLLAVLDRMPDYRCDPEGTVHYESIGVIQGMRQLPATFTPGPRLGDGLDETLDRIQKIVDEQGIAAPVTAQK; from the coding sequence GTGAGCGCTGACGAGGCCGTCGTCGACACCGAGCACCGGACACCGGTCTATCAGTTCGACAGGCACGCACCGGACTACCGGGGCCGATTCTCGGAAATCACTACCGAGATGCACTCGAAATGCCCCGTGGCATGGTCCGACACGCACGGAGGTCACTGGGTCGCCGCAGGCGGCGAGGCAGTATTCACCCTCGCACGCTCGGCGAACATCTCGAACGACCACGACGTGAAGGGAGTACGGCGCGGCTACAAGGGCATCATGATCCCCACGGCCGTCCGGGCATCCGGCGTGCGCGGTGGGATCCTGGAGATGGACGACCCCGAACACCGGGAATTCCGAAGCGTACTCAATCCGTATCTGTCTCCCGCTGCCGTGAAGAAATGGGTTCCCCTCATCGACGAGGTGATCCGCGCGTGCCTCGACGAGAAGATCGAGACCGGCAGCATCGACTTCATCGACGATATGGTGAACATCGTTCCCGCCGTCATCACCCTCGCGATGCTCGGGATTCCGGTCGCCAAGTGGAACGTCTACTGCGAGCCCGTCCACGCCGCGATGTACACGCCGCCGGACTCGCCCGATGTCCACCGCGTCGCCGAACTGCACCGGTTGATGGGAATGGATCTTCTCGCCAGCCTCCACGAGATCCGGGAAAACCCCCGTCCCGGAATGGTCGATGCCGTCGCCCGCGCCACCATCGACGGGGAGACACCCGACGATCTCGAACTGCTCGGTGTGCTGAGCCTGCTCATCGGCGGTGGTTTCGACACGACGACGGCGTTGACCTCGCACGCGCTCGAGTGGCTGTCGCAGAACCCCGATCAGCGCGAAATCCTCAGCGCCGAGCGGGACACGCTGCTGGATTCGGCAACAGAAGAATTCCTGCGCTTCTATTGTCCGTCGGCCGGGGACGGCCGCACGTTCTCCGCCGACACCCAACTCGACGGCGTCGAGTTCAAGGAGGGCGAACGTATCTGGCTGTCGTGGGCGATGGCGAACCGGGATCCCGAACTGTTCACGGATCCGAACGAGATCGACCTGGAACGCAAGGGCAACCGGCACTTCAGCTTCGGACTCGGAGTGCACCGCTGCATCGGATCCAATCTGGCGCGAACCATGTTCAAGCGGATGTTGCTCGCGGTACTCGACCGGATGCCGGACTATCGCTGCGACCCCGAAGGCACGGTCCACTACGAGTCCATCGGCGTCATCCAGGGCATGCGGCAGCTTCCGGCCACCTTCACGCCCGGTCCGCGCCTCGGCGACGGACTCGACGAGACCCTCGACCGGATCCAGAAGATCGTCGACGAGCAGGGAATCGCAGCGCCGGTGACGGCACAGAAGTAA
- a CDS encoding amidohydrolase family protein: protein MKTEDMVMISIDDHVVEPADIFEKHFPKSLMDQAPKLTTHPRNPRVQAWQFQGTVVGSSGLNAVVSWPKHEWGMDPTGYAEMRPAVYDMDMRVRDMDANGTLAATLFATFPGFAGTHLASLPDKKLSLAACRAFNDWVVGEVPDAHPGRFIPIGIIPFFDADESVAEVHRIAAMGCRSISIPETPYGVGEGFPDFKSGYWDPIFKACVEHNIVLSLHIGGGINLVKRPEGFDIDNMLMLTPLISTIAATDMMLSGAFKKFPDLKVAMSEGGVGWVAPWLDRLDRHIVNQSWTGTSFLPDGMSPTDVWRKNFLACYITEPSGLNNRHRLGIDTIAWECDYPHSDSTWPHSPEILKSALDAARCTDEEIDKITFANAARFFDWDPFAHTLREQATVGALRARATDVDISETSKEEYRRRYELTHS, encoded by the coding sequence ATGAAGACCGAAGACATGGTGATGATCAGCATCGACGACCACGTCGTCGAACCCGCGGACATCTTCGAGAAGCACTTCCCCAAGAGCCTGATGGACCAGGCTCCCAAACTCACCACCCATCCCCGCAATCCGAGGGTGCAGGCCTGGCAGTTCCAGGGCACCGTCGTCGGCAGCTCCGGCCTCAACGCCGTGGTCTCGTGGCCCAAGCACGAATGGGGCATGGACCCCACCGGGTACGCGGAGATGCGGCCCGCCGTCTACGACATGGATATGCGCGTGCGCGACATGGACGCCAACGGCACCCTCGCCGCGACACTGTTCGCCACCTTCCCCGGCTTCGCCGGCACCCACCTGGCGAGCCTGCCCGACAAGAAGCTCTCCCTCGCCGCGTGCAGGGCTTTCAACGACTGGGTCGTCGGTGAGGTCCCGGACGCACACCCGGGCCGGTTCATACCGATCGGCATCATCCCCTTCTTCGATGCGGACGAATCCGTTGCCGAGGTTCACCGGATCGCAGCCATGGGATGTCGCTCGATCAGCATCCCCGAAACTCCCTACGGTGTCGGGGAAGGGTTCCCCGACTTCAAGTCCGGCTACTGGGACCCGATCTTCAAGGCGTGCGTCGAACACAACATCGTGCTGTCCCTGCACATCGGAGGCGGCATCAACCTGGTCAAGCGGCCCGAGGGATTCGACATCGACAACATGCTGATGCTCACGCCGCTCATCTCGACAATCGCGGCCACCGACATGATGCTCAGCGGCGCGTTCAAGAAGTTCCCCGACCTCAAGGTCGCGATGAGTGAGGGCGGCGTCGGATGGGTGGCGCCGTGGCTGGACCGCCTCGACCGGCACATCGTCAACCAGTCCTGGACCGGAACGAGCTTTCTTCCCGACGGGATGAGCCCGACCGACGTGTGGCGCAAGAACTTCCTCGCCTGCTACATCACCGAACCCAGCGGACTGAACAACCGTCACCGGCTCGGCATCGACACCATCGCGTGGGAATGCGACTACCCGCACTCGGATTCCACTTGGCCGCACTCACCCGAGATCCTGAAGAGCGCGCTGGACGCCGCTCGGTGCACCGACGAAGAGATCGACAAGATCACCTTCGCCAACGCCGCGCGGTTCTTCGACTGGGATCCGTTCGCGCACACCCTGCGTGAGCAGGCCACCGTCGGCGCGCTGCGGGCACGCGCCACCGATGTGGACATCAGCGAGACCTCCAAGGAGGAGTACCGCCGCCGCTACGAGCTCACCCACTCCTGA
- a CDS encoding SDR family NAD(P)-dependent oxidoreductase, whose translation MSPLAGKVAFVAGASRGIGAAIAVALAEAGASVAVAARSEQEGKLPGTIGSVAERITDAGGRALPVPCDVTDEQSVDSAIAATVAEFGGLDILVANAGVLWMGPIETTPAKRWQLCLDVNLTGVFTVTKAAIPHLRERGSGSMIAVTTSGVTMTDHGSNAYWVSKAAVERLYVGLAADLRQDNIAVNCLAPSRVVLTEGWTAGGGGREIPPEMVEPPETMGAAAVLLAQQDANGISGTVQRSESLVSARG comes from the coding sequence GTGAGCCCGCTCGCAGGGAAGGTCGCGTTCGTCGCCGGTGCCAGTCGTGGCATCGGCGCTGCGATCGCCGTCGCTCTCGCCGAGGCGGGGGCCTCTGTGGCGGTCGCGGCACGCTCCGAGCAGGAGGGCAAGCTGCCCGGCACCATCGGCTCGGTCGCCGAGCGGATCACCGACGCCGGAGGCCGGGCCCTCCCGGTGCCGTGCGACGTCACCGACGAACAGTCCGTCGACTCCGCGATCGCCGCGACGGTCGCCGAGTTCGGCGGGCTCGACATCCTCGTCGCGAACGCCGGGGTGCTGTGGATGGGGCCGATCGAGACGACCCCGGCGAAACGCTGGCAGTTGTGCCTCGACGTCAACCTCACCGGCGTGTTCACCGTGACCAAGGCAGCGATCCCGCACCTGCGCGAGCGCGGCAGCGGGTCGATGATCGCGGTGACCACCAGCGGTGTGACGATGACCGACCACGGCTCGAACGCCTACTGGGTGTCCAAGGCCGCGGTGGAACGCCTCTACGTCGGGCTCGCGGCCGACCTGCGGCAGGACAACATCGCGGTCAACTGCCTCGCGCCCTCACGGGTCGTCCTCACCGAGGGCTGGACCGCCGGCGGTGGCGGACGGGAGATCCCGCCCGAGATGGTGGAACCACCGGAGACGATGGGCGCCGCCGCGGTGCTGCTCGCGCAGCAGGACGCGAACGGGATCTCCGGCACCGTGCAGCGTTCGGAGAGCCTCGTGTCCGCGAGGGGATGA
- a CDS encoding enoyl-CoA hydratase/isomerase family protein, with protein sequence MYGMPDEIEVRAEGPLRIVTLNRPSKYNAVNDPLHAGLARLWPQLSADREVRAVVLTGAGKAFSAGGDLDYLAELGQDAELRAKTIADGREIVLGMARCRVPVVAAVNGPAVGLGCSLVALSDVVYMGEGTYLADPHVQVGLVAADGGPLTWPLQISLLHAKEFAFFGERIPAERARELGLANHVVADPLAEALACAKRLVEQPQKAVEATKRLLNIHLERAVLASLDYAMSAEEMTFQSDDFRANIARMTAGKS encoded by the coding sequence ATGTACGGCATGCCCGACGAGATCGAGGTCCGCGCCGAGGGGCCGCTGCGGATCGTCACGCTCAACCGGCCGTCGAAGTACAACGCGGTCAACGATCCGCTGCACGCGGGACTCGCCCGGCTGTGGCCGCAGCTGAGCGCCGACCGCGAGGTCCGCGCCGTGGTGCTCACCGGTGCCGGCAAGGCGTTCTCCGCCGGCGGGGATCTCGACTATCTCGCCGAACTGGGGCAGGACGCCGAACTGCGGGCGAAGACCATCGCCGACGGACGCGAGATCGTCCTGGGTATGGCGCGCTGCCGCGTGCCTGTGGTCGCTGCGGTCAACGGCCCGGCGGTGGGACTCGGGTGCAGCCTGGTCGCCCTGAGCGACGTCGTCTACATGGGGGAGGGCACCTATCTCGCCGATCCCCACGTGCAGGTCGGGCTGGTCGCGGCCGACGGTGGTCCGCTGACCTGGCCGCTGCAGATCAGCCTGTTGCACGCGAAGGAGTTCGCCTTCTTCGGGGAGCGGATCCCCGCCGAGCGGGCCCGCGAACTCGGCCTGGCGAACCATGTCGTCGCCGATCCGCTCGCCGAGGCACTCGCGTGCGCCAAGCGTCTCGTGGAGCAACCGCAGAAGGCCGTGGAGGCTACCAAGCGGCTGCTCAACATCCACCTCGAGCGGGCGGTGCTCGCGAGCCTGGACTACGCGATGAGTGCCGAGGAGATGACCTTCCAGAGCGACGACTTCCGTGCGAACATCGCGAGGATGACCGCAGGAAAATCGTGA
- a CDS encoding acyl-CoA dehydrogenase family protein yields MDFRDSPEEAAFRARLRTWLADQAGKFPTSGDEYWARQGEWHQALYSAGFFGLSWPKKYGGQDLPPVFDVILDEELAVAGCPPRPSLGYLVVGLGHHASDELCERFLPGMIDGTERWCQGFSEPGAGSDLASLTTTATRDGDEYVIHGHKVWTSYSDVADWCLLLARTDPDAPRHRGISAFIVSMHQDGIEQRPLKMISGVTKEFGQVLFDGARVPASRMVGAPGEGWRVAMTVVGHEREPSTLGFAARYGKLVRQLAKRVDGPPPQDLAWAAVQSEMLRLHVRRRLSEQLDGVSHGSEGSLDKLLMTWVDQSVGHAALAVAGSRDEELLGSYMYSRAQSVMGGTSQIQKNIIASRILGLGV; encoded by the coding sequence TTGGACTTTCGTGACTCGCCGGAAGAAGCCGCATTCCGCGCCCGGCTGCGGACCTGGCTCGCCGATCAGGCCGGAAAGTTCCCCACCTCGGGTGACGAGTACTGGGCTCGGCAGGGTGAATGGCATCAGGCGCTCTACAGCGCAGGGTTCTTCGGTCTGTCGTGGCCGAAGAAGTACGGCGGGCAGGATCTTCCGCCCGTCTTCGACGTGATCCTCGACGAGGAACTCGCCGTCGCGGGATGCCCGCCGCGGCCGAGTCTGGGATATCTCGTGGTCGGCCTCGGTCACCATGCCAGTGACGAACTGTGCGAACGGTTCCTGCCCGGCATGATCGACGGCACCGAACGGTGGTGCCAGGGATTCAGCGAACCCGGTGCCGGCTCCGACCTCGCGTCGCTCACCACCACGGCGACCCGCGACGGCGACGAATACGTCATCCACGGCCACAAGGTCTGGACGAGTTACTCCGACGTCGCCGACTGGTGCCTGCTGCTCGCCCGCACCGATCCGGATGCGCCGCGGCACCGCGGTATCTCGGCGTTCATCGTCTCGATGCACCAGGACGGCATCGAGCAGCGACCGTTGAAGATGATCAGCGGCGTCACCAAGGAGTTCGGCCAGGTGCTGTTCGACGGTGCCCGCGTGCCGGCAAGCCGCATGGTCGGGGCTCCCGGGGAGGGCTGGCGGGTCGCGATGACCGTCGTCGGCCACGAGCGCGAACCGTCCACCCTCGGATTCGCCGCCCGCTACGGCAAACTCGTGCGTCAGCTCGCCAAGCGCGTCGACGGTCCGCCCCCGCAGGATCTGGCCTGGGCGGCGGTGCAGTCGGAGATGCTGCGTCTGCACGTGCGGCGGCGACTGTCCGAGCAGCTCGACGGTGTCTCGCACGGCTCCGAGGGGTCGCTCGACAAGCTGCTCATGACGTGGGTGGACCAGTCGGTCGGACACGCAGCCCTGGCAGTCGCGGGCAGCCGCGACGAGGAACTCCTCGGCTCGTACATGTACAGCCGCGCCCAGTCCGTCATGGGCGGCACGTCGCAGATCCAGAAGAACATCATCGCTTCGCGCATCCTCGGATTGGGGGTCTGA
- a CDS encoding SDR family oxidoreductase → MTDTPQLAGKVAIVTGAGGGIGRAYSRGLAEAGAAVVLADVNLASAQAAADELAADGHRVLAVGVDVSDEASTTEMAATAAEHFGSVDILVNNAGLMAEVVGEGSLTTMDIELWNRTLAVNLTGPLLCTRAVVPYMKERGYGKIVNQSSSGAFMAAQAYGITKLGLVSMTVSLSRELAPFGIRVNAIAPGMVNTEAGSIASPPELKEMVKHAIPFPFGEPEELIPGLLYLVSSGSDWVTGHTLNIDGGWVVRV, encoded by the coding sequence ATGACAGACACTCCCCAGCTGGCCGGCAAGGTCGCCATCGTCACCGGCGCCGGTGGCGGGATCGGCCGGGCCTACTCCCGCGGCCTCGCCGAGGCCGGAGCGGCAGTCGTCCTCGCGGACGTCAACCTCGCATCCGCTCAGGCCGCGGCGGACGAACTCGCAGCGGACGGTCACCGTGTCCTGGCCGTCGGAGTCGACGTCAGCGACGAGGCCAGCACCACCGAGATGGCCGCGACCGCAGCCGAACACTTCGGATCGGTCGACATCCTCGTCAACAATGCGGGACTGATGGCCGAGGTCGTCGGCGAGGGATCTCTCACGACGATGGACATCGAGCTGTGGAACCGTACCCTCGCCGTCAACCTGACCGGCCCGCTCCTGTGCACCCGCGCCGTGGTGCCGTACATGAAGGAGCGCGGCTACGGCAAGATCGTGAACCAGTCCTCGAGCGGCGCGTTCATGGCCGCGCAGGCCTACGGCATCACCAAACTCGGACTTGTGAGCATGACGGTCTCGCTGTCGCGTGAGTTGGCGCCCTTCGGCATTCGTGTGAACGCGATCGCTCCCGGCATGGTCAACACCGAAGCCGGCTCGATCGCCTCACCGCCCGAGCTGAAGGAGATGGTCAAGCACGCCATCCCGTTCCCGTTCGGTGAGCCCGAGGAACTGATCCCCGGCCTGCTGTACCTCGTGTCGTCCGGCAGCGACTGGGTCACCGGACACACCCTCAACATCGACGGCGGCTGGGTCGTCCGGGTCTGA
- a CDS encoding class I adenylate-forming enzyme family protein, which produces MNLSMILEMAASTGERAVATVGNRTLTAAGLDALARRAAAQFRNHPAVLYLGSNHLAYPVALFGSALAGVPFVPLNYRLGEQQLGALKAKHPGALVLEQEDLDVLVDDSYATGDPEPPLEPQWDGDTVAAIIYTSGTTSDPKPAILRHRHLLAYVLNTMEFGSAAETDASLVSVPPYHIAGLTNLLSNFYTGRRVVYLPAFDPQVWLETVRRERVTHAMLVPTMLARIVTALGDDTADTPTLASLAYGGSRTPRPVLEHALRAFPDTGFVNAYGLTETASSVAVLGPDDHRTAFGSTDPAVRDRLGSVGRPLPGIEIEIRSEEGEPVPSGETGLIFVRGEQISGEYGNRSVLDAEGWFSTRDLGRLDSDGYLYVEGRSDDTIIRGGENIAPAEIEDVLLAHPGITEAAVIGVSDTEWGQRIVAVLVGDGDPDEIRQWVKERLRSSKTPDNIVFRDELPKTETGKLLRRTLLAELEATHA; this is translated from the coding sequence ATGAACCTAAGCATGATTCTAGAAATGGCCGCAAGCACCGGCGAGCGAGCAGTTGCGACCGTCGGGAACCGGACCCTCACCGCTGCCGGTCTCGACGCCCTCGCACGTCGTGCCGCCGCGCAGTTCCGGAATCATCCGGCGGTGCTCTACCTGGGGTCCAACCACCTCGCGTATCCGGTGGCGCTGTTCGGTTCGGCGCTGGCCGGGGTTCCTTTCGTGCCGCTCAACTACCGGCTCGGCGAACAACAGCTCGGCGCGCTGAAGGCCAAGCACCCCGGCGCACTCGTGCTCGAGCAGGAGGATCTCGACGTCCTCGTCGACGACTCCTACGCCACAGGCGATCCCGAGCCGCCGCTCGAACCGCAGTGGGACGGCGACACGGTCGCCGCAATCATCTACACCAGCGGCACCACCTCGGATCCGAAGCCCGCGATCCTGCGGCACCGGCACCTGCTCGCCTACGTGCTCAACACGATGGAGTTCGGTTCGGCCGCCGAGACCGACGCATCGCTCGTCTCGGTTCCGCCGTACCACATCGCCGGCCTGACCAACCTGCTGTCGAACTTCTACACCGGCCGCCGGGTGGTGTACCTGCCGGCCTTCGACCCGCAGGTCTGGCTCGAGACGGTCCGACGCGAACGCGTCACCCACGCGATGCTCGTCCCGACCATGCTCGCCCGCATCGTGACCGCCCTCGGCGACGACACGGCCGACACCCCCACGCTGGCGAGTCTCGCCTACGGCGGGTCGCGCACGCCGCGCCCGGTCCTCGAACACGCGCTGCGCGCCTTCCCGGACACCGGCTTCGTCAACGCCTACGGTCTCACCGAAACCGCGTCGTCCGTGGCGGTTCTCGGACCCGACGACCACCGCACCGCCTTCGGCTCCACCGATCCGGCCGTCCGCGACCGCCTCGGTTCGGTGGGCCGCCCGCTCCCCGGCATCGAGATCGAGATCCGTTCCGAGGAGGGCGAACCCGTCCCGTCCGGCGAGACCGGCCTGATCTTCGTCCGCGGCGAACAGATCTCGGGTGAATACGGCAACCGCAGCGTCCTCGACGCTGAGGGGTGGTTCTCCACACGCGATCTCGGCCGGCTCGACTCCGACGGATATCTGTACGTCGAGGGCCGCTCCGACGACACCATCATCCGCGGCGGCGAGAACATCGCCCCCGCCGAGATCGAGGACGTCCTGCTCGCCCACCCGGGCATCACCGAGGCCGCCGTCATCGGCGTGTCCGATACCGAATGGGGACAACGCATCGTCGCCGTCCTCGTCGGCGACGGCGATCCGGACGAGATCCGACAGTGGGTGAAGGAACGCCTGCGTTCCTCGAAGACCCCCGACAACATCGTCTTCCGGGACGAACTGCCCAAGACCGAGACCGGAAAGCTCTTGCGTCGCACCCTTCTCGCCGAACTGGAGGCCACCCATGCCTGA